GGTTAAAACAAGGTTTTAGTACATGTTTACATCCTGTGAATAACTAAGATGCTTTTCAACTTGTAGGGAATTCCTGCCGGTGTACAAATATTTCCATGTGGAAATGCTTCTCAAAGTCAAGCTGTTGCACGACGGAGTTTTTTCCGATGTTCAACAACCCAACTTAAATGGAATCATGGTTCTACTGGTCTTTTAGTGCTGGTGCAGTCAGATGTTGACAAAACTAACCAGAGTTACTATGGGGAATCAAAGTTATTCTATCTAACAATAGATGGAAAGCATGAAGGGCTTGTGCCTCTTTGTATGTTCTTATTGTTAGTAAAAGAActgataataattgattatataATTTCCATAGAGCTAACATTTCTTTATTTTGGCAGCTAAAGAGGGTCCGGTTCACGATGCTCAGTGGTCATATTCTGGCTTGGAATTTGCTGTAGTATATGGTTGTATCCTTTTCCATATGATATCTATTATACAGAGGTAAACCAAGCACACTAAAGTTCCCACCACTTGATATTATTTGCATAAGATATTTTATTGAACCAAAATGTTTGGATGTTtccttcataattttttatgccTAATGATCTGTGCATTTGAAAGATATTAGATATGATTATCTTGTATCCTCATTAATTTTATCAGCTTTTGATGGTTCTTTATAGATCTCTCGAATCCTTCACTTTTCCTTAACCTTTTATAGTTATGCCTGCTAAAGCAACTTTGTTCGACAAGAAGTGCAATCCTCTGCTGGAGCTTGGAACTGGTCCTTATAACACCATTAGATGGAACCCGAAAGGGAAATGTATGCTTTGCTGATGGAATCTATTTTATATTCTCTTTCTCTATCTTTTATATGGCTAAAACTTAAAAGGCCCTGGTGGGTTGTGGGAATGAATTTGGAATTTGAAGTGGCTCATTACAAATTTCTACATTTTAAAATGTATCTGATTTTGTTGCCTTGACCTCTTGCCTGTAGTTTTATGTTTGGCTGGCTTTGGCAACTTGCCTGGTGATATGGTATGTTATCCTGAATAATTTAATCATTATGatttctttttcctatatgaTGGTAGAGATATGTGTTTATTATCTATTACTAGTATcctgctttctttttcttttctttttaaataaagaaaacTAAGTTATGACTTTTAATCACTTTAAAGATAATAAATTGCTGATCTTTGTCTTATGTTGCTCTTTGGTACTGACTTAACTTTGTTGTTTAAATAAGTAACTGTATGTGTGATCTCTTTATCTAGTATTTTAAGTTTGAAATTCAAAACAACattgaaataaatttacttTTGCATGTATCTGTTGTAGTTCCATAGGACAGACGCTCAAAGATAACACATGCTGCTCGCCTGGATCTCATATGTTTTTCATGCTGATGTTCCAGGTATTCTGGGATTACGCAGATAAGAAACAACTTGCAGCAACTAAGGCTGAATGGTCTGTGACAAGTGAATGGTCTCCAGATGGGCGCTATTTCATGACAGCGACAACAGCTCCAAGGCTCCAAGTTGACAATGGGTATGTTATATGCTTAACTGTTAATGAGACCTGGCTGACCGGCTGACCTGGCCATTTAGCCCAACCTTTATAAACCGCGAAATAATGGGTTGACTCATTTCACCGGATGGATTATAAATAGGAACCTGGACCATGCCACAAACATATGATGTCATCTATGTTGCTACTTTCACATGATCTTGTTTTAATCATGATTCATGAGTGATTAATCTGAACATCATTTATGAGGTGATATTTCATTAACCTGAGCAATCGATGGTGAATGTTTTGGCAATTGTCATATCTTGGTTCTCACTTTACTGATGGTTAGTCTTGGAACATATTTATAGAAGAAAACATTTCTTACCTATctaattttttctcttttctttctaaGTATCAAGATCTTTCACTATAATGGGTCACTGTACTTCACAAAGATGTTTGACAAGTTGTTCCAGGTCAGTAGTATCTCAAACTTGTTATAGTTAAATGGTTCTTGTATTGCATTTTCACATATACCATTGAATTGTCTACAAATTGTGCTAGGCTGACTGGAAACCGGAGCCAGCAGATAAGTTTGGTGACATCACCGAATTAATCAAGTCTCTCAATTTGGGTAAAGTCGAAGATAAAAAGCCATCAGGTTTGTCTGCTTATCGTTAGGACTTGAATTGGTTATTTAGTTATGTCTCAAGTTCTTTTGAAGATCACAGACTTTATTGCAGGTCCAGGACCAAAATCGGCTCAGGCTTCTAACAAACTCTCTTCTACGAACCCCCCTGCACAAAAGCCTGCCGCATATCGCCCACCACATGCTAAGAACGCTGCTGCAGTTCAGGCTGAGGTATACACAATATAGTTGCTCGGCTGTTGTTATTCTGCTTTAAATTGTTAATTCAATTGAGTATAATTTTTCATAGGATAACTTATGAACTATAAAGTATGTTAAAACTTGAAGAGTGGTCAAAATGATTCGATATGCTTTTGTTTATGCATCATCCCTTAAATTCTAGTTgtgtttcatttttttttaagttaatgtCTGTAATAATGTCAAATGATTtgtattttcagttgcttggaaTAGGAGAGAGCAGCCCCGCAGGGTAAGAGATTTTCTTTTACCTGCTTATTAGTTATTATGACTTATATTAAATGCAAAGTTTTTACTTATTCAGATCAATGAGCAAGAATGCATTAAGAAACaagaagaagagggagaagcaaaaggagaaaaaggctGCTTCGGATGCCAATTCATAGTGATGTCAAAGATTGTTTCTAACTTATGCTGAGTTCATCCTCTACTACTGCAAGGAAATACCTGAAAACCCTGATGCTTCAGGTCTACAATTCCTAGCATCAAATCAATTGTACTATTTATACTTCTTTTGGAGGGAAAACTTGTGCAATTTTGGGTCGTTCAAGATTTCGAGATTATTGAAGTTGTGTAAGGGGATATTGTGGTTTCTTTGGTTTTCACTAGGATATATAGAGGGTAGGTGGTGTAAGTTTATTTTTGTTCATTTGGAATAGGATCCTTCttattctttccttttctttttttctcttttttccttcttttcccCGTGTTGAAAATGAATGAGCGATCAAAATGCATTAATGGAACAAGGTTAGTGGGTAAATGGTCAAATTCGTTTCTAAAAAATCACTAATTCtctaaattagtttttaaaagatttttttattaaattgcGTTAGTTCTtctatcatttttttttgttgacgGCGCCAAAATTTATTAATGTGGCACGTTAAGTGATACTACAACAAAGACATAGAAGTTTTAATTGACTATTAGCATTAtaagtttatgaaattagatcaaattaaaatctaattaagGGGAGAATTTGAAGCATTAGAATTTTTCAATTTGGagttgatttgatttaatttcataaatttatcATATTAAGTACCAATCAGGACTACTAGGTGTGTTACGGTGTTATTTAACGTGTcacattaataaattttaacgCTGTTAACATCGTAAGAACTAAAATAaccaacttaaaatttttaaaagacaaatttaattaaaaaaaattttagaaattaatttgaCTATTTATTCAAAGTTAAAATGCCTGGCAACAAGATGCATGATATATTTATCGTCACTTCTACTCAAACTAATTCTAAATCCAAAAGTAGAAAAATGGTTAAAGAAAAAGCGTGAACATTGTTACGTGACCAAATATTTAACAATAAAATAGCAAGGTTTAATTATCATTCATCACATACGTCATGAGAAAAAACTCTTGAACACCTTCTTATATTACTCTAAAAGATAACAAGGTTTTtaaccccaaaaaaaaaaaagaaaaattcggcccttaatttttatttttgtaatattaCTTAGTCCctctattaatttttcttctcTGGATTAACGAAACATGCttactatttaaattttttttgggttaTCTTTTCATATATATTGACTAAATTTATTGTGTAAGAATTAAGAAATATtagtgatttttaatttttttacttataaaaattaaataaaagatatattttttaatctttttattatttaaaaaattgttaaaatattatattattaagaTTATATTAAGTTTTAGGTGTACtcaatttaatttaatcatCATAATTcacataaatttattattattagaagtgcatattctattttataatagataataaaaaattgacataatattttatctaaaataaatataataaatgagAATATTTATGTCAACTAACCATGTAGATATAacatcaaaaatttaaatttcaacattttaaaataacaaatgGATAAGACAGATAACAATAATTAGTAATgtcatttttattaatattgtatattctctatttaatttttataagtaaaaaaatataaaaaattacaaatattttttagttcttatacaataaatttagccaatgtatataaaaaaattaacaaaaaataaagaaaaaacttTTTAAATGGCTCCTATAAATTATTTCAGAAGATAATAAGACCCCAAGCCAAAAAATTGTGAATTCTAATTGACACATAACAGacaaattagttaattaatgtATTACATAAACATGTTCTATTAACTTAAGAGAGAGATTATTGATGACCGGACAAATCAGtcttacaaaattaaaaatcaaagactaaaaatgatatttttttgcTAAGTGCCGCATGTCCTTCGAAAAGTTGTTGAGCAAAATGGATATTCACTCCATATGTCATGTTTGTATTTATttgaaattctttttttttttctaaagttAGGAGTAAAACTTAAATTCAATGCCTCTTTTGAGCTATAACTCGTTAGCTATATTTATTTGAATcatgttaaattattatttatatttttaatctaaATGTCATTATATATACTCGTTTTACTTgaaattataaatatacatttaaTACATAAAATAGTGTTTGAAGTGTTGGATACATTCTTTAACAATCTCCATAGCCGGAAACCCAAATTTTATGGATGGTTGATATTTTTAATCTAATCTATTTAAATCCATATATAATATAGTAACTGGAGGATTTCGTGATATTCTATAATCCATGAAAGCATTCTTGATTTACCAATTCAAAGCAGTGTGAAACAAGAAAACTTATATTAGTACTCAACACTTTGCTATGCACACAGGCCAATAcatcagaagaagaaaaacaaaaattaaaaaacaaaagacGAGCTCATccacacaaaaaaataaaaaaataaaaaatttagaaataaggaaaaaaaatcaaGGAAAGAGAACTGAATACGGGGAATCAGAATATGTTACAGTAActttctcaaataaaataagcctttgTTTCTTGAGCTAGCTTTGTATTCCCCATATAAAGTtggggaaaaaaaaaacaaaaacaaaaacaatcaACCTATTGCTCTCGAGAATTAGATCAAAACTGGAAAATTTGGAAAGGTCTATCAGGCAGGCTAAGAAAATATGTTTACCTACTAGAATAAAATTCTTCTCTCCCAATCAACAATCATTTCAGTTTTTATTCTACACTGTTACATGGCAAGAAGAAAATTACTTCCATCTTAACTAGATGATTCAAAATTGTGATACTCAAATGAAATAGCAAGACCCCATGACAATATCAGTCCTTGAATCTGATGCTTCGACTAACGAAAGGATTAATTCCAGTAGCTTCACCACCATAAGGACCCGTAGGCTTTCTAATACTCTGAACTTGTCCCTGCCGCTTCTTGAGAGCTTTTTGGTGTTTGAGCTGAACATTGAgacaacaaaagaaagaaaattaggAAACATAAAGTGATGAAAGATAGCAGTTTAACATTAACATCCGAAGTTAATCCAAAGAATAACTGCTTCTTTGTTAGGTACCTTGTAATTCtttcttggattcttctttGCCTTGTTGCGGATTCGAGTCAACCCCCTGTTCTTTGCCATCTATAAAATATTGCCAACAATGAAGTAAGAATTTACAAGTTTGTAAGGAATAATGAATTATATTAGAAAAAAGTAATAGATTGAGCAAGAACCTGAGATGTTATTTGGCGTTTTCCTTCTATAGTCTCTGGCATGGATGTGACAACCCCTGACTTCCTGCAAAAGCAAGCCAAATAGCCAATCTTTATTTCCCGTGTTAAAATGAGTGAATAGTACATTTTCGATAACTTTCTTTTTATGGTCCACAAAAATTCGGGTTATTTGGATTTTCGGATAAAAGAATTTTCTAGCAATGTCATAGAGCAATACATCccgaaaaaaatttgaaaatacataacGGGTGCCAAAACTTCACCTCGAGTAAATCTGAGCTTTTGCAGCAAGTTTTGCATTTCGCTGTTGTTCCACTTgtttgtaaaattcattttcCGAGTCACCACTATCAAAATCATCCTCTTCGTTTGCATCATCATCAGATCCATGATGGCCAACTTCATCATCATAGTCATCACCATTGTCATCCTCATTCTGAACACCAGCACCAGCCATAACCCGGAGCTCGTGTTTCCTTCGTCTTTCTCCAATATCATCTCTTTTGGGTAAATCATCATCACCAGAAATGACCTTCATCCAAACAGGGGACTAATGAGATATTTCATGTTCAAGTGATATGAAAAAAGAAAACCATTATAGTCTATAATGAAGGAATTTCTTCTATGACAACACGAATGATAAGGACTAGACAGCATacacaattaattaataacGACACTATGAAAGTAGCAGCTAACACCCGGCAGGTTATTGTGAATTTCACAAGAATACATGTTACAAAAATCTATACGTCAGTACCTTTAGTTTCTTCAAATTAGCATTAAGATACTGTGCAACTTTATTGGAACCATTAACCAAGCCAGCTGCCCCCTTAACATCCGCAGTATCGTCAACAAAATCATCATATGTTTCGAGCCGTCTGCAAGAAGTTAGGTTTCTAATAAGTTCATAGAAGTTGGAAGCAAGTAATGCTTAAAATATAAGAGCATAGCTATACCCATTAACCGGTCTTGAGCGTTTTAGGGCCCCACTAGACTTTGGAGCAATGGAGCTGTACAAACCCTTTTGCTTCAATTTTTCCTCAAGGGAAGCTCTAACTTTTAACATTTCCAAACTTTGCACACCAATGGAAGCTTTCTGCCATATTCCCAGATACTTAAGTCAAATTAACTGTCTTTTACAACAACAT
This sequence is a window from Arachis stenosperma cultivar V10309 chromosome 10, arast.V10309.gnm1.PFL2, whole genome shotgun sequence. Protein-coding genes within it:
- the LOC130958060 gene encoding eukaryotic translation initiation factor 2A, with translation MASTDQSPTLEILVRTPEELSIWTGPPFANGQPGVKLEKVSCVNAKFSDDGSRLMVTKSNSVISIYDCKSAKEIRSFEVPNVTSAILSPCGTFLQTFQKPSAPQEKNVTLWKTENGDPVYQHSQKNLTKTTWPAIQFSSNEATACRMATNEVQFFDTRDFSKGIIDRLRVPGVSAIELSSAPGSHVAAYVPESKGIPAGVQIFPCGNASQSQAVARRSFFRCSTTQLKWNHGSTGLLVLVQSDVDKTNQSYYGESKLFYLTIDGKHEGLVPLSKEGPVHDAQWSYSGLEFAVVYGFMPAKATLFDKKCNPLLELGTGPYNTIRWNPKGKFLCLAGFGNLPGDMVFWDYADKKQLAATKAEWSVTSEWSPDGRYFMTATTAPRLQVDNGIKIFHYNGSLYFTKMFDKLFQADWKPEPADKFGDITELIKSLNLGKVEDKKPSGPGPKSAQASNKLSSTNPPAQKPAAYRPPHAKNAAAVQAELLGIGESSPAGSMSKNALRNKKKREKQKEKKAASDANS